One window of Camelina sativa cultivar DH55 chromosome 4, Cs, whole genome shotgun sequence genomic DNA carries:
- the LOC104782462 gene encoding nematode resistance protein-like HSPRO2, giving the protein MVDMDWKRKMVSSDIPNSPKLSSKLHVTIPSPFFKVLPTVSSSPISCSAPSLCSAYELYLRLPELRNLWSSRDFPHWTSEPILKPALQALEISFRLIFAVSSDTRPYINHREWNRRLDSLVTNQIQILAAISEEDEEDESSAVPVSDVRSSLSLLPQLATWRRSEALGKKILSTIDNEMRRCKYTLGLGEQNIAGKPNLRYDSICRPNELYSLKDNPYADHIDNQENQTLYIIHQILESWIYASRNLLDRIVSSIEDERFEKASDDVYLLEKIWKLLTEIEDLHMLMDPEDFLKLKKQLQIKSTGKNDAFCFRSRGLVEVMKMSKDLRHKVPAVLAVEVDPTGGPRLQEAAMKLYSRKSECDKIHLLQGMQAVEAAAKSFFFSYRQLVAEMMGSAETNATASQELCDSLSQIFMEPTYYPSLDAAKTFLGEFWSHLG; this is encoded by the coding sequence atggtagatATGGATTGGAAGAGGAAGATGGTATCATCAGATATACCAAACTCACCAAAGCTTTCATCAAAGCTCCACGTCACTATCCCTTCACCCTTCTTCAAAGTACTCCCAACTGTTTCCTCCTCTCCCATCTCTTGCTCCGCTCCATCTCTTTGCTCTGCTTACGAGCTTTACCTTCGTCTCCCCGAGCTACGTAACCTCTGGTCCTCTCGTGATTTCCCTCACTGGACTTCCGAACCGATCCTCAAACCGGCTCTTCAAGCTTTGGAGATCAGTTTCAGATTAATTTTCGCCGTTTCTTCCGATACCAGACCGTACATCAACCACCGCGAATGGAACCGACGGTTAGATTCTCTCGTCACGAATCAGATCCAGATTCTGGCAGCCATCTccgaagaggatgaagaagacgaatcgTCGGCGGTTCCGGTCAGCGATGTACGAAGCTCGTTAAGTTTGTTACCGCAGCTAGCTACGTGGAGGAGATCGGAAGCTTTAGGGAAAAAGATCTTATCCACAATCGATAACGAGATGCGTCGGTGTAAGTACACGCTCGGACTCGGCGAACAGAACATCGCCGGAAAACCTAATCTCCGGTACGATTCGATTTGCCGACCTAACGAGCTTTACAGCCTCAAAGACAATCCATACGCAGATCACATCGATAACCAAGAGAATCAAACGCTCTACATCATTCACCAGATCCTCGAATCGTGGATCTACGCATCTCGTAACCTCTTGGATCGGATCGTCTCAAGCATCGAAGACGAGAGATTCGAAAAAGCTTCCGACGACGTGTACTTGCTGGAAAAGATCTGGAAGCTTCTTACGGAGATCGAAGATCTTCATATGCTGATGGATCCGGAGGATTTTTTGAAATTGAAGAAACAGTTACAGATCAAATCGACGGGCAAAAACGATGCGTTTTGTTTCAGATCTAGAGGATTAGTGGAGGTGATGAAGATGTCTAAGGATTTGAGACACAAGGTTCCTGCGGTGTTGGCGGTTGAGGTTGATCCCACCGGAGGACCGAGATTGCAAGAGGCGGCGATGAAGCTTTACTCGAGGAAGAGTGAGTGCGAtaagattcatcttcttcagggGATGCAGGCGGTGGAAGCTGCGGCGAAGAGTTTCTTCTTTTCGTATAGACAGCTAGTGGCGGAGATGATGGGAAGCGCGGAGACGAACGCGACGGCGAGTCAGGAATTGTGTGACTCGCTGAGTCAGATATTTATGGAGCCGACGTATTACCCGAGTCTTGACGCGGCAAAGACGTTTCTCGGAGAGTTCTGGAGTCATTTGGGTTGA